A DNA window from Parus major isolate Abel unplaced genomic scaffold, Parus_major1.1 Scaffold423, whole genome shotgun sequence contains the following coding sequences:
- the LOC107199075 gene encoding kinetochore protein NDC80 homolog isoform X3 encodes MRRSSSIAGSSSRQSMMALRVEDSNKMGLQTPQMKDRSTLGKLSMNKPTSGASEGKASCSGNRASGAGGSRSSQHGVFGTEKIKDPRPLHDKTFIQQCIKKLYEFLLENAYGHNVSMKSLQSPSVKDFLKIFTFIYRFLCPSYELPDSKFEEEIPKVFKDLGYPFALSKSSMRTVGAPHTWPQIVAALVWLIDCVKLYHAFRENPPSYDDGQAWGGETDNGIVHHKLFMDYCVKCYDLFMQGRDTFEELDAEVQSKLKDLFNIDQARMESLEAENKRLQEEIARLEKEKESEPDRRVTLRKVKSSLEGDVQKYQAYLASLESHVAILDQKLESVNSEVETAVHSCPFHKCFVSLEMEVEAMKQENARLRHVLDNQKYSAVDIERVNHERNELQQTINKLTKELEAEEHLLWNEELKYVRNKEAIDKQLAEYHKLARKLKLIPVSAKNSKGHDFEIQFNPDEGPNCLLKYGTQIKVPLMEIINETEEEIIKATQRKMTLEDTLEQVNTELADKKRSVKMLAEEAEKLDDLYQQKLKEIEEEEQKCANVRESLEKHKQLLESGVYDGLSEATNELHDLQRQ; translated from the exons ATGAGGCGAAGCTCAAGTAttgctggaagcagcagccgACAATCTATGATGGCACTGAGAGTGGAGGACAGCAACAAGATGGGTCTTCAAACACCTCAGAT GAAGGACAGAAGCACCCTTGGGAAGCTGAGCATGAACAAACCTACATCTGGagcttcagaaggaaaagccagCTGTTCTGGGAACAG AGCGAGTGGGGCTGGAGGGTCCCGCAGCAGCCAGCACGGTGTGTTTGGGACAGAAAAGATAAAGGATCCCAGGCCCCTTCATGACAAAACATTCATCCAACAATGTATCAAGAAGCTTTATGAG TTCCTCCTTGAGAATGCTTATGGGCACAATGTTTCCATGAAATCTCTACAATCTCCATCAGTTAAGGACTTTTTAAAGATCTTCACCTTTATCTATAGATTCCTCTGCCCTTCTTATGAACTGCCTGACTCAAAATTTGAGGAGGAAATTCCCAAAGTTTTTAAAGACCTTGG GTACCCCTTTGCTCTGTCAAAAAGCTCCATGCGTACCGTGGGTGCACCACACACCTGGCCTCAGATTGTGGCAGCTTTGGTTTGGTTAATTGATTGTGTCAAG ctgtaCCATGCGTTCAGGGAAAACCCACCATCGTATGATGATGGACAGGCCTGGGGAGGAGAGACGGATAATGGAATTGTACATCATAAG cttttcatgGACTACTGTGTGAAGTGCTATGATCTTTTCATGCAAGGGAGAGATACCTTTGAAGAGTTGGATGCTGAAGTGCAGTCAAAATTAA AGGATTTATTTAATATAGATCAAGCCCGGATGGAAAGTTTAGAAGCTGAGAACAAAAGACTTCAAGAAGAGATTGCAAGactagaaaaagagaaggaaagcgAGCCA GATCGTAGAGTAACGCTACGAAAAGTGAAATCATCTCTTGAAGGAGACGTCCAGAAATACCAGGCTTATTTGGCTAGTCTGGAATCTCATGTAGCTATCCTTGATCAAAAGCTGGAAAGTGTTAACAGTGAAGTTGAGACAGCAG TTCATTCATGTCCATTTCACAAATGTTTTGTGAGCTTAGAAATGGAAGTAGAAGCAATGAAGCAGGAGAATGCCCGGCTCCGACATGTCTTAGATAACCAAAAGTACTCAGCTGTGGACATTGAGAGAGTAAATCACGAGAGAAATGAGCTGCAGCAAACCATTAACAAGCTGACCAAGGAACTGGAAGCAGAAGAACATCTGCTGTGGAATGAAGAGCTAAAATATGTTAGGAATAAAGAGGCG ATTGATAAGCAACTGGCAGAGTATCATAAACTGGCTCGAAAGTTGAAATTAATTCCAGTAAGTGCTAAGAATTCCAAAGGCCACGACTTCGAGATTCAGTTTAATCCTGACGAAGGACCAAATTGCCTACTCAAATACGGAACTCAGATCAAG GTTCCCCTCATGGAGATCATCAACGAGACTGAGGAAGAAATCATTAAAGCTACTCAACGGAAAATGACTTTGGAAGATACTTTGGAACAG GTGAATACAGAGCTAGCGGACAAGAAACGCAGTGTGAAAATGCTGgcagaagaagctgaaaagcTAGATGACCTTTACCAGCAGAAGCTTAAG GAGATAGAAGAGGAAGAGCAAAAATGTGCAAATGTACGGGAATCATTAGAAAAGCATAAACAGTTACTTGAGAGTGGTGTCTATGATGGTCTCAGTGAAGCCACAAATGAATTGCATGATCTCCAGCGACAGTAA
- the LOC107199075 gene encoding kinetochore protein NDC80 homolog isoform X1 → MRVYFFILSFWEIIVAFRTQNTLRPCIFSHCWNTEGFTAVTMRRSSSIAGSSSRQSMMALRVEDSNKMGLQTPQMKDRSTLGKLSMNKPTSGASEGKASCSGNRASGAGGSRSSQHGVFGTEKIKDPRPLHDKTFIQQCIKKLYEFLLENAYGHNVSMKSLQSPSVKDFLKIFTFIYRFLCPSYELPDSKFEEEIPKVFKDLGYPFALSKSSMRTVGAPHTWPQIVAALVWLIDCVKLYHAFRENPPSYDDGQAWGGETDNGIVHHKLFMDYCVKCYDLFMQGRDTFEELDAEVQSKLKDLFNIDQARMESLEAENKRLQEEIARLEKEKESEPDRRVTLRKVKSSLEGDVQKYQAYLASLESHVAILDQKLESVNSEVETAVHSCPFHKCFVSLEMEVEAMKQENARLRHVLDNQKYSAVDIERVNHERNELQQTINKLTKELEAEEHLLWNEELKYVRNKEAIDKQLAEYHKLARKLKLIPVSAKNSKGHDFEIQFNPDEGPNCLLKYGTQIKVPLMEIINETEEEIIKATQRKMTLEDTLEQVNTELADKKRSVKMLAEEAEKLDDLYQQKLKEIEEEEQKCANVRESLEKHKQLLESGVYDGLSEATNELHDLQRQ, encoded by the exons ATGAGG GTCTACTTCTTTATTCTGAGCTTTTGGGAAATCATTGTGGCATTTAGAACACAAAATACCCTTAGACCCTGTATTTTCTCACACTGCTGGAACACTGAGGGATTTACAGCAGTCACAATGAGGCGAAGCTCAAGTAttgctggaagcagcagccgACAATCTATGATGGCACTGAGAGTGGAGGACAGCAACAAGATGGGTCTTCAAACACCTCAGAT GAAGGACAGAAGCACCCTTGGGAAGCTGAGCATGAACAAACCTACATCTGGagcttcagaaggaaaagccagCTGTTCTGGGAACAG AGCGAGTGGGGCTGGAGGGTCCCGCAGCAGCCAGCACGGTGTGTTTGGGACAGAAAAGATAAAGGATCCCAGGCCCCTTCATGACAAAACATTCATCCAACAATGTATCAAGAAGCTTTATGAG TTCCTCCTTGAGAATGCTTATGGGCACAATGTTTCCATGAAATCTCTACAATCTCCATCAGTTAAGGACTTTTTAAAGATCTTCACCTTTATCTATAGATTCCTCTGCCCTTCTTATGAACTGCCTGACTCAAAATTTGAGGAGGAAATTCCCAAAGTTTTTAAAGACCTTGG GTACCCCTTTGCTCTGTCAAAAAGCTCCATGCGTACCGTGGGTGCACCACACACCTGGCCTCAGATTGTGGCAGCTTTGGTTTGGTTAATTGATTGTGTCAAG ctgtaCCATGCGTTCAGGGAAAACCCACCATCGTATGATGATGGACAGGCCTGGGGAGGAGAGACGGATAATGGAATTGTACATCATAAG cttttcatgGACTACTGTGTGAAGTGCTATGATCTTTTCATGCAAGGGAGAGATACCTTTGAAGAGTTGGATGCTGAAGTGCAGTCAAAATTAA AGGATTTATTTAATATAGATCAAGCCCGGATGGAAAGTTTAGAAGCTGAGAACAAAAGACTTCAAGAAGAGATTGCAAGactagaaaaagagaaggaaagcgAGCCA GATCGTAGAGTAACGCTACGAAAAGTGAAATCATCTCTTGAAGGAGACGTCCAGAAATACCAGGCTTATTTGGCTAGTCTGGAATCTCATGTAGCTATCCTTGATCAAAAGCTGGAAAGTGTTAACAGTGAAGTTGAGACAGCAG TTCATTCATGTCCATTTCACAAATGTTTTGTGAGCTTAGAAATGGAAGTAGAAGCAATGAAGCAGGAGAATGCCCGGCTCCGACATGTCTTAGATAACCAAAAGTACTCAGCTGTGGACATTGAGAGAGTAAATCACGAGAGAAATGAGCTGCAGCAAACCATTAACAAGCTGACCAAGGAACTGGAAGCAGAAGAACATCTGCTGTGGAATGAAGAGCTAAAATATGTTAGGAATAAAGAGGCG ATTGATAAGCAACTGGCAGAGTATCATAAACTGGCTCGAAAGTTGAAATTAATTCCAGTAAGTGCTAAGAATTCCAAAGGCCACGACTTCGAGATTCAGTTTAATCCTGACGAAGGACCAAATTGCCTACTCAAATACGGAACTCAGATCAAG GTTCCCCTCATGGAGATCATCAACGAGACTGAGGAAGAAATCATTAAAGCTACTCAACGGAAAATGACTTTGGAAGATACTTTGGAACAG GTGAATACAGAGCTAGCGGACAAGAAACGCAGTGTGAAAATGCTGgcagaagaagctgaaaagcTAGATGACCTTTACCAGCAGAAGCTTAAG GAGATAGAAGAGGAAGAGCAAAAATGTGCAAATGTACGGGAATCATTAGAAAAGCATAAACAGTTACTTGAGAGTGGTGTCTATGATGGTCTCAGTGAAGCCACAAATGAATTGCATGATCTCCAGCGACAGTAA
- the LOC107199075 gene encoding kinetochore protein NDC80 homolog isoform X2, which translates to MRVYFFILSFWEIIVAFRTQNTLRPCIFSHCWNTEGFTAVTMRRSSSIAGSSSRQSMMALRVEDSNKMGLQTPQMKDRSTLGKLSMNKPTSGASEGKASCSGNRASGAGGSRSSQHGVFGTEKIKDPRPLHDKTFIQQCIKKLYEFLLENAYGHNVSMKSLQSPSVKDFLKIFTFIYRFLCPSYELPDSKFEEEIPKVFKDLGYPFALSKSSMRTVGAPHTWPQIVAALVWLIDCVKLYHAFRENPPSYDDGQAWGGETDNGIVHHKLFMDYCVKCYDLFMQGRDTFEELDAEVQSKLKDLFNIDQARMESLEAENKRLQEEIARLEKEKESEPDRRVTLRKVKSSLEGDVQKYQAYLASLESHVAILDQKLESVNSEVETAEMEVEAMKQENARLRHVLDNQKYSAVDIERVNHERNELQQTINKLTKELEAEEHLLWNEELKYVRNKEAIDKQLAEYHKLARKLKLIPVSAKNSKGHDFEIQFNPDEGPNCLLKYGTQIKVPLMEIINETEEEIIKATQRKMTLEDTLEQVNTELADKKRSVKMLAEEAEKLDDLYQQKLKEIEEEEQKCANVRESLEKHKQLLESGVYDGLSEATNELHDLQRQ; encoded by the exons ATGAGG GTCTACTTCTTTATTCTGAGCTTTTGGGAAATCATTGTGGCATTTAGAACACAAAATACCCTTAGACCCTGTATTTTCTCACACTGCTGGAACACTGAGGGATTTACAGCAGTCACAATGAGGCGAAGCTCAAGTAttgctggaagcagcagccgACAATCTATGATGGCACTGAGAGTGGAGGACAGCAACAAGATGGGTCTTCAAACACCTCAGAT GAAGGACAGAAGCACCCTTGGGAAGCTGAGCATGAACAAACCTACATCTGGagcttcagaaggaaaagccagCTGTTCTGGGAACAG AGCGAGTGGGGCTGGAGGGTCCCGCAGCAGCCAGCACGGTGTGTTTGGGACAGAAAAGATAAAGGATCCCAGGCCCCTTCATGACAAAACATTCATCCAACAATGTATCAAGAAGCTTTATGAG TTCCTCCTTGAGAATGCTTATGGGCACAATGTTTCCATGAAATCTCTACAATCTCCATCAGTTAAGGACTTTTTAAAGATCTTCACCTTTATCTATAGATTCCTCTGCCCTTCTTATGAACTGCCTGACTCAAAATTTGAGGAGGAAATTCCCAAAGTTTTTAAAGACCTTGG GTACCCCTTTGCTCTGTCAAAAAGCTCCATGCGTACCGTGGGTGCACCACACACCTGGCCTCAGATTGTGGCAGCTTTGGTTTGGTTAATTGATTGTGTCAAG ctgtaCCATGCGTTCAGGGAAAACCCACCATCGTATGATGATGGACAGGCCTGGGGAGGAGAGACGGATAATGGAATTGTACATCATAAG cttttcatgGACTACTGTGTGAAGTGCTATGATCTTTTCATGCAAGGGAGAGATACCTTTGAAGAGTTGGATGCTGAAGTGCAGTCAAAATTAA AGGATTTATTTAATATAGATCAAGCCCGGATGGAAAGTTTAGAAGCTGAGAACAAAAGACTTCAAGAAGAGATTGCAAGactagaaaaagagaaggaaagcgAGCCA GATCGTAGAGTAACGCTACGAAAAGTGAAATCATCTCTTGAAGGAGACGTCCAGAAATACCAGGCTTATTTGGCTAGTCTGGAATCTCATGTAGCTATCCTTGATCAAAAGCTGGAAAGTGTTAACAGTGAAGTTGAGACAGCAG AAATGGAAGTAGAAGCAATGAAGCAGGAGAATGCCCGGCTCCGACATGTCTTAGATAACCAAAAGTACTCAGCTGTGGACATTGAGAGAGTAAATCACGAGAGAAATGAGCTGCAGCAAACCATTAACAAGCTGACCAAGGAACTGGAAGCAGAAGAACATCTGCTGTGGAATGAAGAGCTAAAATATGTTAGGAATAAAGAGGCG ATTGATAAGCAACTGGCAGAGTATCATAAACTGGCTCGAAAGTTGAAATTAATTCCAGTAAGTGCTAAGAATTCCAAAGGCCACGACTTCGAGATTCAGTTTAATCCTGACGAAGGACCAAATTGCCTACTCAAATACGGAACTCAGATCAAG GTTCCCCTCATGGAGATCATCAACGAGACTGAGGAAGAAATCATTAAAGCTACTCAACGGAAAATGACTTTGGAAGATACTTTGGAACAG GTGAATACAGAGCTAGCGGACAAGAAACGCAGTGTGAAAATGCTGgcagaagaagctgaaaagcTAGATGACCTTTACCAGCAGAAGCTTAAG GAGATAGAAGAGGAAGAGCAAAAATGTGCAAATGTACGGGAATCATTAGAAAAGCATAAACAGTTACTTGAGAGTGGTGTCTATGATGGTCTCAGTGAAGCCACAAATGAATTGCATGATCTCCAGCGACAGTAA